A DNA window from Campylobacter concisus contains the following coding sequences:
- the rpsF gene encoding 30S ribosomal protein S6, with amino-acid sequence MKHYELLFILKPTLTEEEVKAKVDFVKEVITKNGGEIATVVEMGTRKLAYTIKKYERGTYFVIYYKAPPALLAELTRNVRITEDIIRFLSVKYENKREIAAWERLCKGIKQTIKKEPREPRAPREPRVEKVDEQTFTEE; translated from the coding sequence ATGAAACATTACGAGCTTTTATTTATTCTTAAGCCGACACTAACGGAAGAGGAAGTTAAAGCTAAAGTTGACTTCGTAAAAGAAGTTATAACAAAAAACGGCGGCGAGATCGCTACTGTTGTTGAGATGGGCACTAGAAAGCTAGCTTACACCATCAAAAAATACGAGCGTGGAACATATTTTGTTATCTATTACAAAGCTCCACCAGCGCTTCTTGCAGAACTTACAAGAAATGTAAGGATCACTGAAGATATCATAAGATTTTTAAGCGTTAAATATGAAAATAAACGCGAAATCGCAGCTTGGGAAAGACTTTGCAAAGGTATCAAACAAACTATAAAAAAAGAGCCTCGTGAGCCAAGAGCACCGCGTGAGCCAAGAGTTGAAAAAGTAGACGAGCAAACTTTTACAGAAGAATAA
- a CDS encoding tyrosine-type recombinase/integrase — MPKINPPLTDTAIRALKPKDKVYKKSDGQNLFIFIEPSGRKFFALEYKSPLTLKTRRMALGNYPDLSLSAAREKRREFAAQILDGIDPLVSKKSSKTTLNDIAAKWLDIKSANITPNYLKKQNLIFNKHVAPYLGDRPLDNIKAVEIIDILKIIEKAGNLETIKRVFILLNQIFRYAVTYEIIAHNVVADINFKYAFKTAKPKNFPTITDENEIRTLLASVDGYNGDIKTKVALNLAIYTAMRPFNVRAAKWDEFDLSAKIWTVKADKMKMKDAFRLPLADQVVNLLKDYTKICGSTEGYLFPSTLSKSRPMSENTLNTALRRMGYSKDEIVSHGFRAMFSTMANEKRNEHGCHADIIERCLAHKDKDKVREAYNRAQNLADMKMLMQWWADYLDELVK; from the coding sequence ATGCCAAAAATTAACCCTCCCTTGACGGACACAGCTATAAGAGCCTTAAAACCCAAAGATAAGGTTTATAAAAAATCTGACGGACAAAATTTATTTATTTTCATCGAGCCAAGCGGTCGTAAATTTTTTGCACTTGAATACAAAAGTCCTCTTACATTAAAAACACGCCGAATGGCCCTGGGGAATTATCCTGATCTTAGTCTCTCAGCCGCCAGAGAAAAACGCAGAGAGTTCGCCGCTCAGATACTAGATGGCATTGATCCGCTAGTAAGTAAAAAGAGTAGTAAAACGACACTAAACGACATCGCTGCAAAATGGCTAGATATAAAATCCGCGAACATAACTCCGAACTACTTAAAAAAACAAAATTTGATTTTTAACAAGCACGTTGCACCATATTTAGGCGATCGGCCATTGGATAATATAAAAGCAGTAGAAATAATAGACATCTTAAAGATCATAGAGAAAGCTGGAAATTTAGAAACCATCAAGCGTGTATTTATCTTGCTAAATCAAATTTTTAGATATGCCGTCACCTATGAGATAATCGCTCATAACGTCGTAGCCGATATAAATTTCAAATACGCCTTTAAAACCGCCAAGCCTAAAAATTTCCCTACTATCACAGATGAAAACGAGATACGCACGTTACTTGCGTCAGTAGATGGATATAATGGCGACATAAAAACAAAAGTCGCATTAAATCTTGCGATCTATACGGCAATGCGCCCATTTAATGTCAGAGCTGCTAAGTGGGATGAGTTTGATCTATCCGCTAAAATTTGGACGGTAAAAGCAGATAAAATGAAAATGAAAGATGCATTTAGACTACCACTAGCCGATCAAGTCGTAAATTTATTGAAAGACTACACTAAAATTTGCGGAAGCACCGAAGGGTATCTTTTCCCTAGTACACTATCCAAAAGCCGTCCAATGAGTGAAAATACGTTAAATACAGCACTAAGACGCATGGGATATAGCAAAGATGAGATCGTTTCTCATGGCTTTCGTGCGATGTTTTCAACTATGGCCAACGAAAAAAGAAATGAACATGGTTGCCATGCTGACATCATCGAACGATGCCTTGCACACAAGGACAAGGATAAAGTAAGAGAAGCTTACAATAGAGCTCAAAATTTAGCAGATATGAAGATGTTGATGCAGTGGTGGGCAGATTATTTGGATGAGTTGGTAAAATAA
- a CDS encoding single-stranded DNA-binding protein — protein sequence MFNKVVLVGNLTRDIELRYTTSGSAIGNSGIAVTRKFNTNGEKREETCFIDISFFGKSAEIANQYLSKGSKLLVEGRLKFDQWTDNNGQNRSKHSIVVENMEMLGGNSGANGQSQGGFNQNSSYSQQRNNGSTNSYGNGGYQNSAPQRQQMQPQNKKVQEEYYEEKIPDINIDADNFDGDNEIPF from the coding sequence ATGTTCAATAAAGTAGTACTGGTTGGGAATTTAACAAGAGATATCGAGCTAAGATACACTACTAGTGGATCTGCTATAGGAAATTCCGGTATTGCTGTTACTAGAAAATTTAATACTAACGGCGAAAAACGTGAAGAGACATGCTTTATTGACATATCGTTCTTTGGCAAATCAGCTGAGATAGCAAATCAATATTTAAGCAAAGGCTCTAAACTTCTGGTTGAAGGAAGATTAAAATTTGATCAATGGACCGACAACAATGGACAAAACCGTTCAAAGCACTCAATCGTAGTTGAAAATATGGAGATGCTTGGCGGAAATAGCGGAGCTAATGGACAAAGTCAAGGTGGATTTAATCAAAATAGTTCGTACTCACAACAACGAAATAATGGTTCAACTAATAGCTATGGCAATGGTGGATATCAAAATTCAGCACCACAAAGACAGCAAATGCAACCACAAAATAAAAAAGTACAAGAAGAGTACTATGAGGAAAAGATCCCTGATATAAACATTGACGCCGATAATTTTGATGGCGACAACGAAATACCGTTTTAA
- the panB gene encoding 3-methyl-2-oxobutanoate hydroxymethyltransferase, giving the protein MKNEKTQKKKLSINDIKNKKDIEPIVMITAYDALFAKLFDDYADIILVGDSLNMSFNMQESTISADMNTMLYHTKAVCNGAKNTFIMADMPFGSYTNEKQAIKNAMKFFKQTNADAVKLEVGMHQVNLVKRLCEEGINVMAHIGLKPQFYKFEGGYKIKGRSEIEAKELIEEALAFEQAGAFGILLEGTMSGVASEITKQVHVPVIGIGSGVNVDGQVLVWSDMLGFFEDFKPKFVKRYLDGADIVRKSVQSYANDVKGKIFPSEEFCY; this is encoded by the coding sequence ATGAAAAATGAAAAAACTCAGAAGAAAAAACTAAGCATAAATGATATAAAAAATAAAAAAGACATTGAGCCTATTGTAATGATAACAGCCTATGATGCGTTATTTGCTAAGCTTTTTGATGATTATGCTGATATTATTTTGGTTGGCGATAGCTTAAATATGAGTTTTAATATGCAAGAAAGCACGATAAGCGCGGACATGAATACCATGCTTTATCATACAAAGGCCGTTTGTAACGGAGCTAAAAATACTTTTATCATGGCTGATATGCCATTTGGTAGCTACACAAATGAAAAGCAAGCGATAAAAAATGCGATGAAATTTTTCAAACAGACAAATGCTGATGCAGTAAAGCTCGAAGTTGGTATGCATCAAGTAAATTTAGTAAAACGCCTTTGCGAAGAGGGCATAAATGTTATGGCTCATATCGGCTTAAAGCCTCAGTTTTATAAATTTGAGGGTGGCTATAAGATAAAAGGCAGAAGCGAGATCGAGGCAAAAGAATTAATTGAAGAGGCTTTGGCGTTTGAGCAAGCTGGAGCGTTTGGTATCTTGCTTGAGGGTACGATGAGTGGCGTGGCTAGTGAGATAACAAAGCAAGTTCATGTGCCAGTTATTGGCATTGGGTCTGGAGTAAATGTCGATGGACAAGTGCTTGTGTGGTCTGATATGCTTGGTTTTTTTGAAGACTTTAAACCAAAATTTGTAAAACGCTATCTTGATGGAGCGGATATTGTAAGAAAGAGTGTGCAATCCTACGCAAATGATGTAAAAGGCAAAATTTTTCCAAGTGAAGAATTTTGCTATTAG
- a CDS encoding RNB domain-containing ribonuclease: MKEFLTSLLVGIKEKEVSNEDKEILRNLLNLGAVSSHKDKFYLNNGYVCGKLDISQNATGFMMPFDKRFKQDIIVENKNLNNSHLGDIVLAKLLPLKKKRQSAKIVMSLKLANETSVVYTKRFGAAILGVNLKTGLSTTLKATQKSLKTLPLGTLLKVNNLNNEIVEVLGNLDDPLSDEKISLAIYNKNDKFSEACELEAKAFGDEVDASMYPNRVDLRNLEFCTIDPVDAKDFDDAIYFDEKKREIYVAIADVSEYVTAYSAIDSEAKKRGFSIYFPHISVPMLPRALSENICSLKPNVPRLAFCFKISLDANNEVKKEELFETIILSKRRFNYDEIDEILEGKRECEISWIKPLFKLTTKLRKKRLLHAFDFRTKELRMSLDEEGQILQTRFESDSDSHRLVEDCMLLANKAAAKLITKGVFRNHASPDFKKIDTLLEDLQLLGLDFTYENDLANLIRKIQLKADELGNREEIDKLIIKSQKKAEYSSENLGHFGLGFDRYTHFTSPIRRYSDLILHRLLKAKISKDDKLYNFLLLNIQSTCANLSELEREADKVAYDFMDRKFARWAAANIGKEVRCYVSENQNVLVAKLDDYFVGARIFITGYSANLLQKLIVKITEADIASAKIFAKVVRKIDV; encoded by the coding sequence GTGAAAGAATTTCTAACCTCACTACTAGTTGGCATCAAGGAAAAAGAAGTTTCAAACGAAGATAAAGAGATTTTACGAAATCTCTTAAATCTTGGTGCCGTAAGCTCTCATAAAGATAAATTTTACCTAAACAATGGCTACGTCTGTGGCAAGCTAGACATCAGCCAAAACGCAACTGGCTTTATGATGCCGTTTGATAAACGCTTCAAGCAAGACATCATCGTTGAAAATAAAAATTTAAACAACTCTCACCTTGGCGATATCGTGTTAGCAAAGCTTTTGCCACTTAAGAAAAAACGCCAAAGCGCTAAAATAGTAATGAGCCTAAAGCTTGCCAATGAGACAAGTGTGGTCTATACAAAACGCTTTGGAGCGGCCATTTTAGGAGTAAATTTAAAAACTGGACTGAGCACGACCTTAAAAGCGACGCAAAAAAGCCTAAAGACGCTTCCTCTTGGGACGCTACTTAAGGTAAACAACCTAAATAACGAAATAGTCGAGGTTTTAGGAAATTTAGACGATCCGCTAAGTGATGAAAAAATTTCGCTTGCTATTTATAATAAAAACGATAAATTTAGCGAGGCTTGTGAGCTTGAGGCAAAGGCTTTTGGCGACGAAGTCGATGCTAGCATGTATCCAAACAGGGTTGATCTAAGAAATTTAGAGTTTTGTACGATCGATCCAGTCGATGCCAAAGACTTTGACGATGCCATATATTTTGATGAGAAAAAGCGCGAAATTTACGTTGCTATTGCCGATGTGAGCGAGTACGTGACTGCATATAGTGCCATTGATAGCGAGGCTAAAAAAAGAGGCTTTTCTATCTACTTTCCGCATATCTCAGTACCGATGCTGCCGCGCGCGCTTAGTGAAAATATTTGCTCGCTAAAGCCAAATGTACCGCGCCTTGCATTTTGTTTTAAAATTTCACTTGATGCGAATAATGAGGTAAAAAAAGAGGAGCTTTTTGAGACGATCATCCTTTCAAAAAGGCGCTTTAACTACGACGAGATCGATGAAATTTTAGAGGGCAAGAGAGAGTGTGAAATTTCATGGATCAAGCCGCTTTTTAAACTCACCACAAAGCTTCGCAAAAAAAGGCTTTTGCATGCATTTGACTTTAGGACAAAAGAGCTGAGAATGAGTCTTGATGAAGAGGGTCAAATTTTACAAACTAGATTTGAAAGCGACTCTGACTCACATAGACTTGTCGAGGACTGCATGCTTTTAGCGAACAAAGCTGCTGCAAAGCTCATCACAAAAGGCGTTTTTAGAAACCACGCATCGCCTGATTTTAAAAAGATAGATACATTACTTGAAGATTTGCAACTTTTGGGGCTTGACTTTACTTATGAAAACGATCTTGCAAATTTAATAAGAAAAATACAGCTAAAAGCCGATGAACTTGGTAACCGCGAGGAGATAGATAAACTCATCATCAAGTCTCAAAAAAAAGCTGAGTACTCGAGTGAAAATTTGGGTCACTTTGGGCTTGGATTTGATAGATACACGCACTTTACAAGCCCTATTAGACGCTACTCTGACCTTATTTTACATAGGCTCTTAAAGGCTAAAATTTCAAAAGATGACAAGCTTTACAACTTCTTGCTTTTAAACATCCAAAGCACCTGCGCAAATTTAAGCGAGCTTGAAAGAGAAGCTGACAAGGTAGCCTACGACTTTATGGATAGGAAATTTGCACGCTGGGCAGCCGCAAATATCGGCAAAGAGGTGCGCTGCTATGTGAGCGAAAACCAAAATGTCTTGGTTGCTAAGCTTGATGATTATTTTGTTGGAGCTAGAATTTTTATAACTGGATACAGCGCAAATTTACTTCAGAAGCTCATTGTAAAGATCACAGAGGCCGACATCGCGAGTGCTAAAATTTTTGCAAAAGTGGTAAGAAAGATCGATGTATAG
- a CDS encoding histidine phosphotransferase, with protein sequence MGILKRLEIDYSYDIVEEFLSHYALMCDLLEPLIINLGRADKYKDSILELTRIFHNIKSAAGFMHLDPILKLTTLAEEITQEARSLKGPANDKFIDWLLLISDQFNKYKDDVENDFEYFSVLEPKIIDVPAKLN encoded by the coding sequence ATGGGTATATTAAAAAGGCTTGAAATAGATTACTCTTATGATATAGTTGAAGAATTTTTATCTCACTATGCTTTAATGTGCGATTTACTCGAGCCTTTGATAATAAATTTAGGAAGAGCTGATAAATATAAAGATAGCATCCTAGAGCTTACTAGGATTTTTCATAATATTAAATCAGCAGCAGGATTCATGCATCTTGATCCGATATTAAAGCTTACAACTTTAGCTGAAGAGATAACTCAAGAGGCAAGAAGTCTAAAAGGGCCAGCAAATGATAAATTTATAGATTGGTTACTACTTATTAGCGATCAGTTTAATAAATATAAAGATGACGTCGAGAACGATTTTGAATATTTTAGCGTTCTTGAGCCAAAAATCATTGATGTGCCTGCAAAACTTAACTAA
- a CDS encoding bifunctional 3,4-dihydroxy-2-butanone 4-phosphate synthase/GTP cyclohydrolase II, with product MAFENVLKAIEDIKNGKMVIMVDDEDRENEGDLVFSAASSDMQKVNFAITHAKGVLCLAMDEANAKRLDLPLMVSKNTSSHETAFTVTIDAKEATTGVSAYERDMTIRLAASTDSVPENFVRPGHIFPLIAKKGGVLVRTGHTEGSVDLCKLAGVSPMAAICEIVKEDGTMARRDYLEEFCKKFNLNMISVSELVEYRLSHESLIEVSPAKSVKICGFEAKRYDIKDHENKNHAAYVFGEIKAQTNVKFQKISKDHELLSGDKFDNLLKSLDFLSKNGGVLLFLDGNKSNASSQKDYGIGAQILKYFGISEIELLSSNKNKEFVSLAGFGLDIKGYKEI from the coding sequence ATGGCATTTGAAAATGTATTAAAAGCGATTGAAGATATAAAAAATGGCAAAATGGTAATTATGGTCGATGACGAGGACCGTGAGAATGAAGGGGACTTGGTCTTTTCAGCGGCAAGCAGCGATATGCAAAAGGTAAATTTTGCGATCACTCATGCAAAAGGTGTGCTTTGCCTTGCGATGGATGAAGCAAACGCAAAAAGACTTGATTTGCCACTAATGGTTTCTAAAAATACATCCAGTCACGAAACTGCATTTACTGTCACAATTGACGCAAAGGAAGCAACGACAGGCGTAAGTGCTTATGAGCGAGATATGACGATTAGACTTGCTGCTAGTACTGATTCAGTGCCTGAAAATTTTGTAAGGCCTGGGCATATATTTCCGCTTATTGCAAAAAAAGGCGGCGTCCTCGTTCGTACAGGTCACACTGAAGGATCAGTTGATCTTTGCAAACTTGCTGGCGTTAGTCCAATGGCAGCGATTTGCGAGATCGTAAAAGAAGATGGCACAATGGCAAGACGTGATTATTTGGAGGAATTCTGTAAAAAATTTAACCTAAATATGATAAGCGTTTCTGAATTAGTAGAATACAGACTTAGCCACGAAAGCTTAATAGAAGTTTCGCCTGCAAAGAGTGTAAAAATCTGTGGTTTTGAAGCAAAAAGATATGACATAAAAGATCACGAAAATAAAAATCACGCTGCCTATGTTTTTGGAGAGATAAAAGCACAAACTAATGTAAAATTTCAAAAAATAAGCAAAGACCATGAGCTTTTAAGCGGAGATAAATTTGATAATTTGTTAAAGTCGTTGGATTTTTTAAGTAAAAATGGTGGAGTGTTACTATTTTTAGACGGCAATAAAAGCAATGCAAGCTCGCAAAAAGATTATGGCATTGGGGCACAAATTTTAAAGTATTTTGGCATAAGTGAAATTGAGCTTTTAAGCTCAAATAAAAATAAAGAATTTGTAAGCTTAGCAGGTTTTGGTCTTGATATAAAAGGCTATAAAGAAATTTAA
- the ilvC gene encoding ketol-acid reductoisomerase: MAINVYYDKDCDLSLIQSKKVAIIGFGSQGHAHAENLRDNGVSVVIGLSKGGKSWAKAEAKGFEVKTVSEATKGADVVMILTPDELQAEIYKNEIEPNLKDQAAIAFGHGFNVHFGQIKAPANIDVIMIAPKAPGHTVRSEFVRGGGIPDLIAVEQNASGKAKEIALSYACGIGGGRTGIIETTFKDETETDLFGEQAVLCGGLCALVNAGFDTLAEAGYEPEMAYFECLHELKLIVDLMYQGGMADMRYSISNTAEYGDYVSGVRVVGEESRKAMKEVLKEIQNGKFAKDFILERKAGYVRMNAERGIAERSLLNQTGKKLRAMMPWITNGKLIDQNKN; this comes from the coding sequence ATGGCTATAAATGTTTATTATGATAAAGACTGCGATTTAAGCCTTATTCAAAGTAAAAAAGTAGCAATCATTGGCTTTGGTTCACAAGGTCATGCACATGCTGAAAATTTAAGAGATAACGGTGTAAGCGTTGTGATTGGCCTTTCAAAAGGTGGCAAAAGCTGGGCAAAGGCTGAAGCAAAAGGCTTTGAGGTAAAAACCGTAAGCGAAGCTACAAAGGGCGCTGATGTGGTTATGATTTTAACTCCAGATGAGCTTCAAGCAGAAATTTATAAAAACGAGATCGAGCCAAATTTAAAAGATCAAGCTGCTATCGCATTTGGGCATGGTTTTAACGTTCATTTTGGTCAAATCAAAGCTCCAGCAAATATAGATGTCATTATGATCGCTCCAAAAGCTCCAGGACACACAGTTAGAAGTGAGTTCGTAAGAGGTGGCGGCATACCTGATCTTATCGCTGTTGAGCAAAATGCAAGTGGAAAGGCAAAAGAGATCGCGCTAAGCTACGCTTGCGGCATAGGTGGCGGTAGAACTGGTATTATCGAGACAACTTTTAAAGATGAAACTGAAACAGATTTGTTTGGTGAGCAAGCTGTGCTTTGCGGCGGTCTTTGCGCACTAGTAAATGCTGGCTTTGATACGCTTGCAGAGGCTGGTTATGAGCCTGAGATGGCATATTTTGAGTGCTTGCATGAGCTAAAATTAATCGTTGATCTAATGTATCAAGGTGGCATGGCTGATATGCGCTACTCTATCTCAAACACAGCTGAATACGGCGATTACGTAAGCGGCGTAAGAGTAGTTGGCGAAGAGAGCAGAAAAGCTATGAAAGAAGTTTTAAAAGAGATTCAAAATGGCAAATTTGCAAAAGACTTTATCCTAGAGAGAAAAGCAGGATATGTTAGAATGAACGCTGAACGCGGTATAGCTGAGAGAAGTTTGTTAAATCAAACTGGCAAAAAACTTCGCGCGATGATGCCTTGGATAACTAACGGCAAACTTATAGATCAAAATAAAAACTAA
- the rpsR gene encoding 30S ribosomal protein S18 yields MAEKRKYSRKYCKFTEAKIDFIDYKDTSLLKYCLSERFKIMPRRLTGTSKRHQEMVEKAIKRARHAAIIPYIVDRKDVVSNPFDGL; encoded by the coding sequence ATGGCAGAAAAAAGAAAATATTCACGTAAATATTGCAAATTTACAGAAGCAAAAATTGATTTTATAGATTATAAAGATACTTCTCTTTTAAAGTATTGTTTATCAGAGAGATTTAAAATAATGCCAAGGCGTTTAACTGGCACATCAAAAAGACATCAAGAAATGGTAGAAAAAGCGATCAAAAGAGCTCGTCATGCAGCTATTATACCTTACATAGTAGATCGCAAAGATGTAGTTTCAAATCCTTTTGATGGACTATAA
- a CDS encoding HDOD domain-containing protein, producing MNESVFKKIKALPPLDDTVIQIQRLHADENSSISDLTKVVEKDPMLTANILRSANSPLYGFSQEITTIARAISLFGMATIRGFALSSTIKKSFSINLEPYGITTQDFLNISIIQNALMYNWHSKVNPKSLEILSPASFMLEIGKIVLAHELAENKQDVEFREKLKNISSPIDLALFETEILDMSNEEVTAKIFEQWNLETELSSSILYSNNPEEAPDHIKDYAKALKVIKTAVNIFNQLDDISIQNTLPLLDEYGFGHDTFLMAVAKVKDNL from the coding sequence ATGAATGAATCAGTTTTTAAAAAAATCAAAGCACTTCCACCATTAGATGACACAGTTATACAAATTCAACGCTTACATGCGGATGAAAACAGCTCAATAAGTGATCTTACAAAAGTGGTCGAAAAGGATCCGATGCTAACAGCAAATATCTTGCGTTCAGCAAACTCTCCACTTTATGGGTTTTCTCAAGAGATCACAACCATAGCAAGAGCTATTTCTCTTTTTGGTATGGCTACCATTCGTGGTTTTGCACTTTCAAGTACGATTAAAAAGAGTTTTTCTATAAATTTAGAGCCTTATGGCATTACTACACAAGATTTTTTAAATATCTCGATAATACAAAATGCACTGATGTACAATTGGCATTCTAAAGTTAATCCTAAAAGCTTAGAAATTCTCTCTCCAGCTTCATTTATGCTTGAGATTGGCAAAATAGTTCTTGCTCATGAATTAGCTGAAAATAAACAAGACGTCGAATTTAGGGAAAAACTTAAAAATATATCTAGCCCAATCGATCTTGCCCTATTTGAAACAGAAATTTTAGATATGTCAAATGAAGAAGTTACAGCTAAAATTTTTGAACAATGGAACCTTGAGACAGAGCTTAGCAGCTCAATACTCTATTCAAATAATCCAGAAGAGGCACCAGATCATATAAAAGATTACGCAAAAGCTCTAAAAGTGATAAAAACAGCTGTAAATATCTTTAATCAACTTGATGATATAAGCATACAAAATACTCTACCCCTTCTTGACGAATACGGCTTTGGACATGATACGTTTTTAATGGCTGTTGCTAAAGTCAAAGATAATTTGTGA
- the holA gene encoding DNA polymerase III subunit delta: MYRKDLELNLANANLSNYFLLFGADEFQIELFGKEILSFYSIEDTNLLSLYFDEYNYAQASSHLSEQSLFGGKNILYVKSDKKIPAKELKELILLCSKSQDNYFLFELYESDMKLVFDTQKAFGTNFARFFKPATPDEAINLLAKSAAKIGLNITKNALYELYFTHNENLYLAASELTKLKSLNTHIEQDDVKRLVFGLGGINFDDFFNKFMALKDIKNDFFTYLEDPNFNEILLLNSLYKAFFRLFKIYSYIKINGRLNLDEAIGYQPPVNVANLLKTNSLKLNLNAYFEIFKTLNLAELELKTNTKMDKEIFALSTILNLQHLISTANIK; this comes from the coding sequence ATGTATAGAAAGGATTTGGAGCTAAATTTAGCAAATGCAAATTTAAGCAACTACTTCTTACTTTTTGGGGCTGACGAGTTTCAGATTGAGCTCTTTGGCAAAGAAATTTTGAGCTTTTACTCAATCGAAGACACAAATTTATTAAGCCTTTATTTTGACGAGTACAACTACGCGCAAGCAAGCTCTCACCTAAGCGAGCAGTCACTTTTTGGCGGTAAAAATATCCTCTATGTAAAAAGCGACAAAAAGATTCCAGCAAAAGAGCTAAAAGAACTCATCTTGCTTTGCTCAAAGAGCCAGGATAACTACTTTTTGTTTGAGCTTTATGAGTCCGATATGAAGCTAGTTTTTGATACGCAAAAGGCTTTTGGGACAAATTTTGCTAGATTTTTCAAGCCCGCAACTCCAGATGAAGCGATAAATTTGCTAGCTAAAAGCGCAGCTAAAATTGGTCTAAACATAACCAAAAACGCACTTTATGAGCTTTATTTTACACATAATGAAAATTTATACCTTGCGGCAAGCGAGCTAACAAAGCTAAAGAGCCTAAACACACACATCGAACAAGATGATGTAAAAAGGCTAGTTTTTGGACTTGGCGGGATAAATTTTGATGATTTTTTTAATAAATTTATGGCTCTAAAAGATATAAAAAACGACTTTTTTACCTATCTAGAAGATCCAAATTTTAATGAAATTTTACTTCTAAACTCGCTTTACAAAGCATTTTTTAGGCTATTTAAAATTTACTCTTACATTAAGATAAATGGTCGATTAAATCTAGATGAGGCAATCGGTTATCAACCGCCTGTAAATGTCGCAAATTTATTAAAAACAAATAGCTTAAAACTAAATTTAAATGCCTATTTTGAGATATTTAAAACGCTAAATTTAGCCGAGCTAGAGCTAAAAACAAACACAAAAATGGATAAAGAAATTTTTGCATTATCAACTATTTTAAATTTGCAACATCTCATATCAACAGCAAATATTAAGTAA